Proteins encoded within one genomic window of Arcobacter sp. F2176:
- a CDS encoding 30S ribosomal protein S1, producing MGIEDIEIGEDFDFEQMLNESFENAENNSVVDGVIVEISGENVSVDVGQKVEGRLHISEITIGGEVKYKVGDTIPVILTGIRGEKPSISHKKVLQKEKFDAFVKEHTEDLEDVTIEGKIISIKPRGGFIIEDDNGCEYFMPMAQSYLKAQGALGKKVKAKVLKINEAQNSIIVSRKKLIEESKIEKDAKVAQFLENDGLINGTIKKITSYGMFVDLGGIDGLVNYNEISYKGPVNPSNYYAEGDEVTVKVLSYDKTKQHLSLSVKAALSNPWEEIRDELDVGDTITVTISNFESYGAFVDLGNDIEGLLHISEISWNKNLKNPKDLLTLGDEVNVEVIELDVDKKRLRVSLKNLQEKPFAKFTKEHKVGDIVTGKVATLTEFGAFVTLGDVDGLLHNEEASWEGNAKCKNLYKKGDELEVKIIKIDREKENISLSIKDITDSPAKNFQSTHKIGDIVKGTIKDLKDFGLFIKLEDNLDGLVRNEDFAPTTAENIEIGKEIEAVVVNIDTNRNRVRLSIKRLEQQQEREILKSVNDDSSMTLGDLLKDQMK from the coding sequence GTTTCTGTTGATGTTGGTCAAAAAGTTGAAGGAAGACTACATATCTCTGAAATTACTATTGGTGGTGAAGTTAAATATAAAGTAGGTGATACAATCCCTGTTATATTAACTGGTATTAGAGGTGAAAAACCTTCTATCTCTCACAAAAAAGTTTTACAAAAAGAAAAATTTGATGCTTTTGTAAAAGAACATACTGAAGATTTAGAAGATGTTACTATTGAAGGTAAAATTATCTCTATTAAACCTAGAGGTGGATTTATAATTGAAGATGACAATGGTTGTGAGTATTTTATGCCAATGGCTCAATCATACTTAAAAGCTCAAGGTGCACTTGGTAAAAAAGTTAAAGCGAAAGTTTTAAAAATCAATGAAGCACAAAACTCAATCATAGTTTCAAGAAAAAAACTTATTGAAGAATCTAAAATAGAAAAAGATGCAAAAGTTGCACAATTTTTAGAAAATGATGGTCTAATCAATGGAACAATCAAAAAAATCACATCTTATGGAATGTTTGTAGATTTAGGTGGAATTGATGGTTTAGTAAACTACAATGAAATCTCTTACAAAGGTCCTGTTAATCCATCTAATTATTATGCTGAAGGTGATGAAGTTACTGTTAAAGTTTTATCTTATGACAAAACTAAACAACACTTATCATTATCAGTTAAAGCTGCACTTTCTAACCCTTGGGAAGAGATTAGAGACGAATTAGATGTAGGTGATACTATTACTGTTACTATTTCTAACTTTGAATCTTATGGTGCCTTTGTTGATTTAGGAAATGATATTGAAGGTTTATTACATATCTCTGAAATTTCATGGAATAAAAATCTTAAAAATCCAAAAGATTTATTAACATTGGGTGATGAAGTTAATGTTGAAGTTATTGAACTAGATGTTGATAAAAAAAGATTAAGAGTATCTTTAAAAAATCTTCAAGAAAAACCTTTTGCAAAATTTACAAAAGAGCATAAAGTTGGAGACATCGTTACTGGTAAAGTAGCAACTTTAACTGAATTTGGAGCATTTGTTACTCTAGGTGATGTTGATGGATTATTACACAACGAAGAAGCTTCTTGGGAAGGTAATGCAAAATGTAAAAACCTTTATAAAAAAGGTGACGAGCTTGAAGTTAAAATTATCAAAATTGATAGAGAAAAAGAAAACATTTCATTATCAATCAAAGACATTACAGACTCTCCAGCTAAAAACTTCCAATCAACTCATAAAATTGGTGATATAGTTAAAGGAACAATCAAAGATCTTAAAGATTTCGGATTATTCATTAAACTTGAAGACAATTTAGACGGACTAGTTAGAAATGAAGATTTTGCACCTACTACTGCTGAAAATATCGAAATTGGAAAAGAAATTGAAGCTGTTGTTGTAAATATTGATACTAATAGAAATAGAGTTAGATTATCAATCAAAAGATTAGAACAACAACAAGAAAGAGAAATCTTAAAATCTGTAAACGATGATTCGTCTATGACTTTAGGTGATTTATTAAAAGACCAAATGAAATAA